A region of uncultured Desulfobacter sp. DNA encodes the following proteins:
- a CDS encoding AraC family transcriptional regulator: MQQPMYRGDGGAKIFRINYDSADDLAGKDPADSLKSLDSGWTGLDMFSIIPVRKGFCMYAVRMDPERMPEYQFEIEHAPLQFAYCLSGTTHTRYTGKEKSIGSEFTNRAGTNSICRMSGTSGVSRILTRQTVNSIAIQINPTLLARYLNFDGKDILEPCRRVIQGQAPICGLPMTGAMLNAAYQVFACDLTGASRQLFMEAKALELLSLQIDLLTRTSGGCPTRPLTPEEEDRIRNAARILIRNMQAPPTISALARKACLNEFKLKKGFKQVFGATVLQFLQHHRMACARDMILNQGANVSQAADVVGYVNIGHFIACYKKQFGTTPGNHKRSLG; this comes from the coding sequence ATGCAGCAGCCTATGTACCGGGGTGATGGCGGGGCAAAAATCTTTCGGATCAACTACGATTCCGCCGATGATCTGGCCGGCAAAGACCCGGCGGATTCTTTGAAATCACTGGATTCGGGCTGGACAGGGCTGGATATGTTTTCCATTATCCCGGTTCGTAAAGGCTTTTGCATGTATGCCGTCCGCATGGACCCGGAGCGTATGCCTGAATACCAATTTGAAATTGAGCACGCCCCTCTGCAGTTCGCCTACTGCCTCAGCGGCACCACCCATACCCGGTATACCGGAAAAGAGAAAAGCATTGGGTCTGAGTTCACCAACCGGGCCGGAACCAATTCCATTTGCCGCATGTCCGGCACGTCAGGCGTCAGCCGTATTTTGACCCGGCAGACCGTCAACAGTATTGCCATCCAGATCAATCCAACCCTTTTAGCCCGGTACCTCAACTTTGACGGGAAGGACATTCTTGAACCCTGTCGCCGTGTCATTCAGGGCCAAGCCCCCATATGCGGCCTTCCCATGACAGGGGCCATGCTGAATGCGGCATACCAGGTGTTTGCCTGTGACCTTACCGGCGCCTCCCGGCAGCTGTTCATGGAAGCCAAGGCCCTTGAACTGCTCTCCCTGCAAATTGACCTGCTCACCCGCACATCAGGGGGGTGCCCCACAAGGCCGCTGACACCGGAAGAAGAGGATCGCATCCGCAATGCCGCCCGGATTCTGATCCGGAATATGCAGGCCCCGCCCACCATATCGGCCCTGGCCCGTAAAGCATGCCTTAACGAGTTCAAGCTTAAAAAGGGTTTTAAACAGGTGTTCGGTGCCACTGTTTTACAATTTCTGCAGCACCATCGCATGGCCTGTGCCCGGGATATGATCCTCAACCAGGGCGCCAATGTAAGCCAGGCGGCTGATGTGGTGGGGTACGTCAACATCGGCCATTTCATTGCCTGTTACAAAAAGCAATTCGGTACCACCCCGGGAAACCATAAACGAAGCCTGGGATAG
- a CDS encoding TonB-dependent receptor plug domain-containing protein, whose translation MVHLSKQTGRVLAGLLLCVSLTAGQSAFAAGMEAAPQNKVDSLKNNEDKPGTNDSDAVHPGAEQELAEQELAEIMVTAQKQTQDVREVPITMTVFSGFDLEDMNVESVKDIMAHTPNMSYFAAGAEGLGTPNVRGLTASLRSFGTSTAMYVDGVPYTSGFGFDTLLQDIQRIEVLKGPQGTLYGKNAEAGVVNVITMKPSNAFTGKVTGEIGEDSKQVASVSVSGPVVKDKFYIGVSAKYYEKEGYIEDTSMNDTANDQEYGFGKINLRLTPSDDLEVSLLAQTIQYENGNINMNDISANDPRMITSDLNGGYYDKPSSTISALSAAYTWNEIKFETVVTYWNYQQDSLAEFDFTDNALAMYHVLSLNDFQKLSGEFRVGSTTGNVSWLIGAYTDRDDNLVDNTISMMDGGYTMYVTHELEAVNKALFAHAAWAVSDRFSVIGGGAV comes from the coding sequence ATGGTTCACTTATCCAAACAAACAGGCCGTGTTCTGGCCGGCCTGCTCCTGTGCGTCAGTCTGACGGCCGGCCAATCCGCCTTTGCCGCAGGCATGGAAGCAGCCCCCCAAAATAAAGTTGATTCTTTAAAAAATAATGAAGACAAACCCGGCACAAACGATTCGGATGCGGTCCATCCCGGGGCAGAACAAGAACTGGCAGAACAAGAACTGGCAGAAATCATGGTCACAGCCCAGAAACAGACCCAGGACGTCAGGGAGGTGCCCATCACTATGACGGTATTCAGCGGCTTTGATCTGGAAGACATGAATGTTGAAAGTGTCAAGGATATCATGGCCCACACCCCGAACATGTCCTATTTTGCGGCCGGGGCAGAGGGGCTCGGCACGCCCAATGTCCGGGGGCTGACTGCATCTTTACGTTCCTTTGGCACATCCACGGCCATGTATGTGGACGGGGTTCCCTATACCAGCGGATTCGGGTTTGACACCCTGCTGCAGGATATCCAGCGCATTGAGGTCTTAAAAGGCCCCCAGGGCACATTGTACGGGAAAAATGCCGAGGCCGGGGTGGTCAATGTAATCACCATGAAACCGTCCAACGCGTTCACAGGCAAGGTCACAGGCGAGATCGGGGAAGACAGCAAGCAGGTGGCCTCGGTCTCAGTGAGCGGCCCCGTGGTCAAGGATAAATTTTACATTGGTGTGTCTGCCAAATACTATGAAAAGGAAGGCTACATTGAAGATACCTCCATGAATGACACAGCTAATGACCAGGAATACGGGTTCGGCAAGATCAATCTGCGCCTGACCCCGTCCGATGATCTGGAAGTCTCCCTTTTGGCCCAGACCATACAGTACGAAAACGGCAACATCAACATGAACGATATTTCAGCAAACGATCCCAGAATGATCACCTCGGATCTCAACGGCGGATATTATGACAAGCCTTCATCCACCATCAGTGCCTTAAGCGCTGCCTACACCTGGAATGAGATCAAGTTTGAAACCGTTGTAACGTACTGGAATTACCAACAGGATTCTCTGGCAGAATTCGACTTCACCGACAATGCCCTGGCCATGTATCATGTTTTGAGTTTAAACGACTTTCAAAAACTGTCAGGTGAATTCAGGGTCGGTTCCACCACAGGAAATGTTTCCTGGCTGATCGGGGCATATACGGACAGGGACGACAACCTTGTGGACAACACCATCTCCATGATGGACGGCGGGTATACCATGTATGTCACCCACGAACTTGAGGCCGTGAACAAGGCATTGTTTGCCCATGCCGCCTGGGCCGTCTCCGACCGGTTCTCTGTGATTGGGGGGGGTGCGGTATGA
- a CDS encoding MoxR family ATPase: protein MKPAHIKSALTSLLTINQPVFIWGPPGIGKSQVVKQTAVDLGLEIRDIRAILLDPVDLRGLPQISPDGLSRWCAPAFLPMAGRGVLFLDELNAAPPLVQAACYQLVLDRRLGEYELPEGWSVVAAGNREQDRAVSHRMPSALANRFVHIDFEVDADQWQAWASRAGICREVRAFIRFRPQLLHDFDPKRDTRAFPAPRSWEFVSNLLVSKPDPDLVHQLVEGSVGQGAAAEFTGFLEMWHTLPAAKDILTDPDGVEIPDNPAVLFALSEMMGAAVTLDNIARVMAWARRIPPEFSVLLMREAVRRTPGVVETPAFTNWASSNAQILV from the coding sequence ATGAAACCTGCCCATATTAAATCTGCATTGACCTCCCTTTTAACCATTAACCAGCCTGTGTTTATATGGGGGCCGCCCGGCATTGGGAAAAGCCAGGTGGTCAAACAGACTGCGGTGGACCTGGGGCTGGAAATACGCGATATCCGGGCCATCCTTCTGGACCCGGTGGATCTTCGGGGGCTGCCGCAGATCAGCCCCGACGGGCTCTCCCGCTGGTGCGCCCCGGCATTCCTGCCGATGGCCGGCCGGGGCGTGCTTTTTCTGGATGAGCTCAATGCGGCCCCGCCGCTGGTTCAAGCTGCCTGCTACCAGCTGGTGCTGGATCGAAGACTCGGGGAGTACGAGCTGCCGGAAGGCTGGTCCGTGGTGGCCGCAGGAAACCGGGAGCAGGACCGGGCTGTCTCCCACCGGATGCCCTCGGCCCTGGCAAACCGGTTTGTCCACATTGATTTCGAAGTGGATGCGGACCAGTGGCAGGCATGGGCCTCCCGGGCCGGTATTTGCCGGGAAGTCCGGGCATTTATACGGTTCAGGCCCCAGCTCCTCCATGATTTTGATCCCAAACGGGATACCCGGGCCTTCCCTGCGCCGAGGTCCTGGGAATTCGTCTCCAACCTGCTGGTGTCAAAACCGGATCCGGACCTGGTACACCAGCTTGTGGAGGGCAGCGTGGGCCAGGGGGCTGCCGCGGAGTTCACCGGGTTCCTTGAGATGTGGCATACGCTGCCCGCCGCAAAAGATATTCTCACGGACCCGGACGGGGTGGAAATTCCGGACAACCCGGCGGTCCTGTTTGCTCTGAGCGAGATGATGGGAGCTGCTGTCACCCTTGACAACATTGCCCGGGTAATGGCCTGGGCCAGGCGGATTCCCCCGGAGTTCAGCGTGCTTCTCATGAGGGAGGCGGTACGCAGAACTCCCGGTGTCGTGGAGACCCCGGCATTCACCAACTGGGCTTCGTCCAACGCCCAGATTCTGGTGTAG
- a CDS encoding AraC family transcriptional regulator yields the protein MTHDITVKNSKGKFIRFDGEAPSCGTGWETLRPLPPDLGQGRFYNLACRPGLDLCMSHCRFIRDYQARIFWAEPRISFVFCVSGATRTRSQDRTSSFEIHAGQADILYFEQPVLERLTAGGRDLKAVVIHFSPGLLAELLFPDPDACNVPALARSLGDGSRFSARDMDFSMQSIVFQMFACPYQDAVRRIYLESKAMELAALTLSQASDAARPVLAAPVREDERQRIIDARDILVSRLQYPPTLPDLACRVGISHARLTRGFKKVFGCTVFEYLRRERLAYARMLISTHRMSITRAAFDAGFSSSSHFAHAFYKYYGIRPSAYRLGCNI from the coding sequence ATGACACATGATATAACTGTAAAAAATTCCAAAGGTAAATTTATCCGGTTTGACGGAGAAGCGCCTTCCTGCGGAACCGGCTGGGAAACCTTACGGCCCCTGCCCCCGGATCTGGGTCAGGGGCGGTTTTATAATCTGGCCTGCCGGCCCGGCTTGGATCTGTGCATGAGCCACTGCCGCTTTATCCGGGATTACCAGGCCAGAATCTTTTGGGCCGAACCCAGGATCTCCTTTGTCTTTTGCGTGTCCGGCGCCACCCGGACACGGAGTCAGGACAGGACTTCTTCCTTTGAAATCCATGCCGGGCAGGCCGACATCCTTTATTTTGAACAGCCGGTTCTGGAACGGCTCACGGCCGGAGGCAGAGATCTTAAGGCTGTGGTTATCCATTTTTCACCCGGGCTTCTGGCCGAACTGCTGTTTCCGGATCCGGACGCATGCAATGTACCTGCACTGGCCCGCTCCCTGGGTGACGGCAGCCGGTTTTCGGCACGGGACATGGACTTTTCCATGCAGTCCATTGTGTTTCAGATGTTTGCCTGCCCCTACCAGGATGCGGTCCGCAGAATCTATCTGGAAAGCAAAGCCATGGAGCTTGCTGCGCTCACCCTGTCCCAGGCATCTGACGCTGCCCGCCCGGTCCTGGCCGCACCGGTCCGGGAAGATGAGCGGCAGCGGATTATTGACGCCCGGGACATCCTTGTCTCCCGTCTGCAATATCCCCCAACCCTGCCTGATCTGGCCTGCCGGGTGGGTATCAGCCATGCCCGGCTGACCCGGGGGTTCAAAAAAGTGTTTGGATGCACCGTGTTCGAGTATCTGCGCCGGGAACGCCTGGCATATGCCAGAATGCTGATCTCAACACACCGGATGAGCATCACCCGGGCCGCATTTGACGCAGGATTCAGCAGCTCAAGCCACTTTGCCCATGCCTTCTATAAATATTACGGCATCCGACCCTCTGCTTACAGGCTTGGATGCAACATTTAA
- a CDS encoding polyhydroxyalkanoic acid system family protein yields the protein MADLNINKSHSAINVEITLGLLAKAMKGKIEEQVDIALDKALA from the coding sequence ATGGCAGATCTTAATATCAACAAATCCCACAGCGCAATCAATGTGGAGATCACCCTGGGCTTGCTCGCCAAAGCCATGAAAGGCAAAATTGAAGAGCAGGTAGACATTGCCTTGGATAAAGCGCTCGCCTAA
- a CDS encoding methyltransferase, translated as MTDNFFPPALTPLFDIFTGPVKMAVMQAALELSIADILTEAMDAEAMARALNIDADPAGLAYFLDSMAAVGFVTKICGQYRNTDFADTYFRSESPLYMGPFIARMTAMQHKNLSRIVQLVTTGPPALAEKETLETETRWEKAAADLAVYQQTGAAQVAADLARSLPEFEKARKLLDLGGGPGLIGATIVKQHPTMAGVLLDLPAIIRQAEKHIRKFGMADRISFISGDYNEADLGRGYDLVWVSHNLYYAKEKPVFFNRLKAAMTDGGVLLCVHEGLTHERTQPAPIVLSRLSLALEGQDVSFNKGELADHFRRAGFATVESRPLNFGIGQSELVIARKGKGGAQQ; from the coding sequence ATGACAGACAATTTTTTTCCCCCGGCCCTGACCCCTTTGTTCGATATTTTCACAGGTCCTGTGAAAATGGCGGTGATGCAGGCGGCTCTGGAACTGTCCATCGCTGATATCCTGACAGAGGCGATGGACGCCGAAGCCATGGCCCGGGCATTGAATATTGACGCCGACCCGGCCGGCCTGGCATATTTTCTGGACAGCATGGCCGCCGTGGGATTTGTGACCAAAATCTGCGGTCAATACCGGAACACCGACTTTGCCGACACCTATTTCCGGTCTGAAAGCCCCTTGTATATGGGGCCGTTCATCGCCCGGATGACAGCCATGCAGCATAAAAATCTGAGCCGAATCGTACAGCTGGTCACAACCGGGCCGCCAGCGCTTGCAGAAAAAGAGACATTAGAGACCGAAACCCGGTGGGAAAAGGCAGCCGCAGACCTTGCGGTTTATCAGCAGACCGGTGCGGCACAGGTCGCCGCAGACCTGGCCCGCTCCCTGCCGGAGTTCGAAAAGGCCAGGAAACTGCTGGACCTTGGCGGCGGACCCGGACTGATCGGTGCCACCATTGTAAAGCAGCACCCCACCATGGCAGGGGTGCTCCTGGATCTTCCCGCCATCATCCGCCAGGCGGAAAAGCATATCCGAAAATTCGGTATGGCAGACCGGATTTCCTTTATTTCAGGCGACTACAACGAGGCGGACCTGGGCCGGGGATATGATCTGGTCTGGGTCAGCCATAACCTGTATTACGCAAAAGAGAAGCCTGTTTTTTTCAATCGGTTGAAAGCCGCCATGACGGACGGCGGCGTCCTGTTATGCGTCCACGAGGGACTGACCCATGAGCGCACTCAACCTGCCCCCATCGTCCTGTCCAGACTCTCCCTGGCACTGGAAGGCCAGGATGTCTCATTTAACAAAGGGGAACTGGCGGACCATTTTCGCAGGGCAGGCTTTGCAACCGTAGAGAGCCGGCCGCTGAATTTCGGCATCGGGCAAAGCGAGCTGGTTATTGCGCGGAAGGGGAAAGGCGGTGCGCAGCAATGA
- a CDS encoding VWA-like domain-containing protein, protein MAETNPEAKSRLLKARADMVISHPFFACLAMRLTLKEDRNCRTAWTDGRIFGYNPDYINILPREKLIGLSAHTVMHPACGHHMRRGSRDPDLWNQACDYVINPILLDAGLVLPDGFLWDDGYAGKTAEYVYRILKAGGADDLSETDDNPDARPNEAPRDQSRDQDKKEASNVNADNGAAADEAEEDPHQDPDPGGSGEVRDRGGSNEKSFAGVDDEQDDWERALIQAAANARAMGKLPRGVEILIQEKFSPILPWQAILARFIQQSARQDYTWARPNPRYIHQGLYFPALVSDQMPEMVLAVDTSGSVQPGELARFTEELSDIFSLNPSRVHLLYADLTVNRYECIEGSRMDPDLLPKGGGGTDFRAVFEFVRTNGIAPFCLIYFTDMQCTLFPARSPAYPVLWIRAGQGGMDPPFGEVIDMLPENRHDSV, encoded by the coding sequence GTGGCGGAAACCAATCCCGAAGCAAAGTCCCGGCTGCTGAAAGCCAGGGCAGACATGGTGATCAGCCACCCGTTTTTTGCCTGTCTCGCCATGCGCCTGACCCTCAAGGAAGACAGAAACTGCCGGACTGCCTGGACCGACGGACGAATATTCGGCTACAACCCGGATTACATCAACATTCTTCCCCGGGAAAAGCTCATCGGACTATCCGCGCACACGGTGATGCACCCGGCCTGCGGACACCACATGCGCAGGGGCAGCCGGGACCCGGACCTGTGGAACCAGGCCTGCGATTACGTCATCAACCCCATCCTTCTGGATGCAGGACTGGTGCTGCCCGACGGCTTTTTATGGGACGACGGATATGCCGGCAAAACAGCCGAATATGTCTACCGCATTTTGAAAGCGGGGGGAGCCGATGACCTGAGTGAGACAGACGACAACCCCGACGCCCGGCCCAATGAAGCCCCCAGGGATCAAAGCAGAGATCAGGATAAAAAAGAGGCATCCAACGTGAATGCAGATAACGGAGCCGCAGCCGATGAAGCAGAGGAGGACCCGCATCAGGATCCGGATCCGGGCGGCTCCGGAGAGGTCAGGGACCGGGGCGGGTCAAATGAAAAAAGCTTTGCCGGAGTGGACGACGAACAGGATGACTGGGAGCGGGCACTGATCCAGGCAGCGGCAAATGCCAGAGCTATGGGAAAACTGCCCCGGGGCGTGGAGATCCTGATTCAGGAGAAGTTCAGCCCAATCCTGCCATGGCAGGCAATCCTGGCCCGCTTCATCCAGCAGTCCGCCCGGCAGGACTATACCTGGGCAAGGCCCAACCCAAGGTATATCCACCAGGGGCTCTATTTCCCGGCACTGGTTTCCGACCAGATGCCTGAAATGGTCCTGGCCGTTGACACCTCGGGAAGTGTCCAGCCCGGCGAGCTGGCCCGCTTTACAGAGGAGCTTTCTGACATTTTTTCCTTGAATCCCAGCCGGGTCCACCTGCTATATGCCGATCTGACAGTCAACCGGTATGAATGCATAGAAGGGTCCCGGATGGACCCGGACCTTTTACCCAAAGGGGGTGGCGGTACGGATTTCAGGGCAGTCTTTGAATTTGTCCGGACCAACGGCATCGCCCCGTTCTGTCTGATTTATTTCACGGATATGCAGTGCACCCTTTTCCCGGCCCGGTCGCCGGCCTATCCCGTGCTCTGGATCAGAGCAGGGCAGGGCGGCATGGACCCGCCCTTCGGCGAAGTGATTGATATGCTTCCGGAAAACCGGCATGACAGCGTGTGA
- a CDS encoding TonB-dependent receptor, with product MKKRRKTARFLAALILTSTVFMLTGPGYSDEARDINPGKTDVCLGETVVTASKQKDLEKDLPVSISVVDDQTMDDFNIRTTEEMTRFVPNLYFKTATSGNALVSRGISTIDTSLFSPMGFYVDDVASSLSYMLTMPLFDIEQVEVLKGPQSTLYGKNSSSGVVNMVLAPQGNDFRSKVMLEAGSYDTWSAGAMVGGAIRKDTLFYTLSLLETTSDGYMENTTFNSDKVSDDRTFAGRASLRFTPSPDLDVTLALDGTDRDMGIDDLRYADGASASDRYKVVSNQESRADQDSLNQSVHLKYRFDDMDLVSISSHQDFNRDHVMDSDRSASPLSVSRIVLDQESWAQEIRLSSDARGFFSSWLIGAYAATENLDNARQLDHVSAALANLRVTESDTDSLALFGQASKALTPRLTATAGLRLDHSSASGAQLYTSSAGTLLFSEDLSDTELLPMASLSWEFSEQATGYISYSTGWMAGGYDYYSATSQSGFTYDPEYTQSFEAGMKTAFFDNRVRANFSIFYTDIRDKQIREEVVGGGVGAWKITNAASAHTEGVELEVRALPTRHLELFGGLGYTRAEIDDWTGTLNGTAKDYSGCTLPWAPDLTANAGVSYTGDSGWYATAHLFLAGKQYFDAANTLEDNGYALVNLKTGYRFGRYDISLWCKNLFDEEYAQKKVKSNGYTLMEDGEPMTFGITLIWRF from the coding sequence ATGAAGAAGAGAAGAAAAACAGCCCGCTTTCTGGCGGCTTTGATATTGACATCCACTGTTTTCATGCTGACCGGTCCGGGCTACAGTGATGAGGCCCGGGACATAAACCCCGGGAAAACTGACGTCTGTCTGGGCGAAACCGTTGTCACAGCAAGCAAGCAGAAAGACCTTGAAAAGGACTTGCCGGTAAGCATCAGTGTGGTGGATGATCAGACCATGGATGATTTCAACATCCGCACCACGGAAGAGATGACAAGATTTGTGCCCAACCTCTATTTCAAAACCGCCACATCGGGCAATGCCCTTGTCAGCCGGGGAATCTCCACCATCGACACCTCCTTGTTTTCGCCCATGGGGTTTTATGTGGATGATGTGGCTTCCTCCCTGAGCTATATGCTGACCATGCCGCTGTTTGACATAGAACAGGTTGAGGTGCTCAAAGGGCCCCAGTCCACCCTTTACGGCAAGAACAGCTCATCCGGGGTGGTGAATATGGTTCTGGCTCCCCAGGGCAATGATTTCAGGTCAAAGGTGATGCTGGAGGCCGGCTCTTATGACACCTGGTCAGCCGGGGCCATGGTGGGCGGTGCCATCAGAAAAGACACTTTGTTCTATACATTGTCCCTGCTGGAAACCACATCCGACGGGTATATGGAGAATACCACCTTTAACAGTGACAAGGTGTCCGACGACCGGACCTTTGCCGGCAGGGCCAGCTTGCGGTTTACCCCTTCCCCTGACCTGGATGTCACACTGGCCCTGGATGGCACGGACCGGGACATGGGCATTGATGATCTTCGGTATGCCGATGGAGCCAGCGCATCGGACCGGTATAAGGTGGTCAGCAACCAGGAGTCCCGGGCGGACCAGGACAGCCTGAACCAGTCCGTTCACCTGAAATACCGGTTTGACGATATGGATCTGGTGTCAATTTCCTCACACCAGGATTTCAACCGGGACCATGTCATGGATTCGGACAGAAGCGCTTCGCCCCTGAGTGTGTCGCGCATTGTCCTGGATCAGGAGTCCTGGGCCCAGGAGATCCGGCTCTCCTCGGACGCCCGGGGGTTTTTCTCCTCCTGGCTTATAGGGGCCTATGCGGCCACGGAAAATCTGGACAATGCCCGGCAGTTGGATCATGTCAGTGCGGCGCTTGCCAACCTGCGGGTCACAGAATCAGACACCGACAGCCTGGCGCTGTTCGGCCAGGCATCCAAAGCCCTGACGCCCAGGCTTACGGCCACAGCCGGGCTGCGACTGGACCACTCTTCCGCCTCGGGGGCCCAGCTCTACACCAGCAGCGCCGGAACGCTTCTGTTCAGCGAGGATCTTTCGGATACCGAACTTCTACCCATGGCCTCCCTGTCCTGGGAATTCAGCGAGCAGGCCACGGGGTATATCTCTTACTCCACCGGCTGGATGGCCGGGGGATACGACTATTATTCCGCCACCTCCCAGTCCGGCTTTACGTATGACCCCGAATACACTCAAAGCTTTGAGGCCGGTATGAAAACCGCCTTTTTCGACAACCGGGTCCGGGCCAACTTCTCAATATTCTATACGGATATCCGCGACAAGCAGATCAGAGAAGAGGTGGTGGGCGGCGGTGTGGGGGCCTGGAAAATCACCAACGCCGCCAGCGCCCACACAGAGGGCGTGGAACTTGAGGTCCGGGCCCTGCCCACCCGTCACCTGGAACTGTTTGGCGGCCTGGGGTACACCCGGGCGGAAATCGATGACTGGACAGGGACCCTGAACGGCACCGCCAAGGACTACAGCGGCTGCACGCTTCCCTGGGCCCCGGATCTCACCGCAAACGCAGGCGTCTCCTATACCGGAGACAGCGGCTGGTATGCCACAGCCCATCTGTTTTTGGCCGGTAAACAATACTTTGACGCGGCCAACACCCTGGAAGACAACGGGTACGCCCTGGTAAATCTTAAAACCGGATACCGGTTCGGCCGGTACGACATCTCCCTTTGGTGTAAAAACCTGTTTGACGAGGAATACGCCCAGAAAAAAGTCAAATCAAACGGATATACCCTGATGGAGGACGGCGAGCCCATGACATTCGGAATAACTCTTATCTGGAGGTTTTAA
- a CDS encoding TonB-dependent receptor, translated as MRYDQDEKEFSQAATNIHDEKTYSTISPKIAFCYKVIPDASVFATVSKGYRAGGFNSFAPTYTGSTENLSYGKETVWNYEAGIKTGFFNNRLNLDFSVFYMDISDMQVETAVNNTYTWVLNAAQATSKGAEPSAEFKATREVSLFASAGYTDVTFDAFSDAGGDYSGNTNPFAPKYNFNIGAQYRSGTGWFARADVNGYGKMYLDKANQYERDAFFLVNLKAGYEARFFDVYLYAKNLFDEEYDSVGYYDGRYTIPSPPREIAMAATFRF; from the coding sequence GTGCGGTATGACCAGGATGAAAAGGAATTTTCCCAGGCCGCCACCAATATCCATGATGAGAAAACCTATTCCACGATCTCTCCCAAAATCGCGTTTTGCTATAAAGTCATACCGGATGCATCGGTATTTGCAACCGTGTCCAAAGGATACAGGGCCGGGGGCTTTAACTCCTTTGCACCGACTTACACCGGTTCCACTGAAAACCTGAGCTACGGCAAGGAGACTGTGTGGAATTATGAAGCCGGGATTAAGACCGGTTTTTTCAACAACCGCCTGAATCTTGATTTCAGCGTGTTCTATATGGACATCAGCGACATGCAGGTGGAAACGGCTGTAAACAACACCTATACCTGGGTACTCAACGCAGCCCAGGCCACTTCCAAAGGCGCTGAGCCCTCTGCCGAATTTAAAGCCACCCGGGAGGTCAGCCTGTTTGCCTCAGCCGGCTACACCGATGTCACCTTTGACGCGTTTTCCGATGCCGGCGGGGATTACAGCGGGAACACCAATCCCTTTGCACCAAAATACAACTTCAACATCGGAGCCCAGTACCGCTCCGGAACCGGCTGGTTTGCCCGGGCCGATGTCAACGGATACGGCAAGATGTACCTGGACAAAGCCAACCAGTATGAACGGGATGCGTTTTTCCTGGTCAATCTCAAGGCCGGATACGAAGCCCGGTTCTTTGATGTGTACCTGTACGCCAAAAATTTGTTTGATGAAGAATATGACAGTGTGGGCTATTATGACGGACGGTACACCATCCCCTCACCGCCCCGGGAAATTGCCATGGCCGCAACGTTCCGGTTTTAG